In the genome of Myxococcus guangdongensis, one region contains:
- a CDS encoding WGR domain-containing protein translates to MRRFEFVEGTSSKFWQPEVQGNVFIVTFGRIGTAGQRKEKAFADAAGAQKEYDKKVAEKVREGYKEVTEGGAPAAAVAAPPAAPKETPLPRRVPVATPTQATLDVAAEALAGLRARLGWRSWEVTSRARRARRALRALGGVDPASHAQLGPVFEALMKRVVAAPKEGRLPLRHALGLLSELDVAAFSRAVELWRAAPESGELGMVRRADSLGEPELALRLGLLLAERPGFKGSASEDGWAKRWGQLRPHVEKKLSESGGSLSEWVKGVNAASETPLAGRLSRLEA, encoded by the coding sequence ATGCGTAGGTTCGAGTTCGTCGAGGGAACCAGCTCCAAGTTCTGGCAGCCGGAGGTTCAGGGCAACGTCTTCATCGTCACCTTCGGGCGCATCGGCACCGCCGGGCAGCGCAAGGAGAAGGCCTTCGCCGACGCCGCGGGCGCGCAGAAGGAGTACGACAAGAAGGTCGCCGAGAAGGTGCGCGAGGGCTACAAGGAGGTGACGGAAGGGGGCGCTCCCGCCGCCGCCGTGGCCGCGCCGCCCGCCGCGCCGAAGGAGACGCCGCTGCCGCGCCGCGTGCCCGTCGCCACGCCGACGCAGGCGACGCTGGACGTCGCCGCCGAGGCGCTCGCGGGGCTCCGGGCCCGTCTGGGCTGGCGCAGCTGGGAGGTCACCTCTCGCGCCCGTCGCGCGCGCAGGGCGCTGCGGGCCCTGGGCGGCGTGGACCCGGCGTCGCACGCGCAGCTGGGGCCTGTCTTCGAGGCGCTGATGAAGCGCGTGGTGGCCGCGCCCAAGGAGGGCCGTCTGCCGCTGCGTCACGCGCTGGGGTTGTTGAGCGAGCTGGACGTGGCCGCCTTCAGCCGCGCGGTGGAGCTGTGGAGGGCCGCGCCGGAGTCGGGCGAATTGGGCATGGTGCGCCGCGCGGACTCGCTGGGTGAGCCGGAGCTCGCGCTGCGGTTGGGCCTGCTCCTGGCGGAGCGTCCCGGGTTCAAGGGCAGCGCCTCCGAGGATGGCTGGGCGAAGCGCTGGGGCCAGCTGCGCCCGCACGTGGAGAAGAAGCTGTCCGAGTCCGGCGGCTCGCTGTCCGAGTGGGTCAAGGGCGTGAACGCGGCGAGCGAGACGCCGCTGG
- a CDS encoding NAD-dependent epimerase/dehydratase family protein, which yields MRAFVTGGSGFVGRYLLAALKSRGAPARALARSAAAMSTVTAAGGEPFEGDLSDVEVLKRGMVGCDTVFHSAALVKSWAPRAEYYEANVRGTERVLEAARAAGVKRFVHVSTEAVLADGTPLVKANESWPLPERPIGDYPSTKNESERRVLSVNSPDFTTVAVRPRLVWGLGDTSVLPQMVDAVRTRRFKWVGDGRYLSSTCHVVNCVEGMLLAAEKGRGGEAYFLTDGEPVVFRDFVTAMLKTQGVDPGTSTIPYGLAAVVATVGDLAWGTFGLPGRPPLSRTEVLLIGREVTVSDEKARQELGYEGRMPRVMGLKEMEAAFQEKSSQAA from the coding sequence ATGCGGGCGTTCGTCACCGGCGGTTCCGGTTTCGTGGGCAGGTATCTCCTGGCGGCGCTCAAGTCGCGCGGTGCGCCGGCGCGTGCCCTGGCGCGCTCCGCCGCGGCCATGTCCACCGTGACGGCCGCCGGAGGCGAGCCCTTCGAGGGGGACCTGTCCGACGTGGAGGTCCTCAAGCGCGGCATGGTGGGCTGCGACACCGTCTTCCACTCGGCCGCGTTGGTGAAGTCGTGGGCCCCGCGCGCGGAGTACTACGAGGCCAACGTGCGCGGCACGGAGCGGGTCCTCGAGGCCGCCCGCGCCGCGGGCGTGAAGCGCTTCGTGCACGTCAGCACGGAGGCGGTGCTCGCGGACGGCACGCCGCTGGTGAAGGCCAACGAGTCCTGGCCGCTGCCCGAGCGCCCCATCGGCGACTACCCGTCCACCAAGAACGAGTCCGAGCGCCGGGTGCTGAGCGTGAACTCGCCGGACTTCACCACCGTGGCGGTGCGGCCCCGGTTGGTGTGGGGGCTCGGGGACACGTCGGTGCTGCCGCAGATGGTGGACGCGGTGCGCACCCGGCGCTTCAAGTGGGTGGGGGACGGGCGCTACCTGAGCTCCACCTGCCACGTGGTCAACTGCGTGGAGGGCATGCTGCTGGCCGCGGAGAAGGGGCGGGGCGGCGAGGCGTATTTCCTCACCGACGGGGAGCCCGTGGTGTTCCGGGACTTCGTCACCGCGATGCTCAAGACGCAGGGCGTGGACCCGGGCACGAGCACGATTCCGTACGGCCTGGCGGCGGTGGTGGCCACGGTGGGGGACCTGGCGTGGGGGACCTTCGGGCTCCCGGGCCGTCCGCCGCTCAGCCGCACCGAGGTGTTGCTCATCGGCCGGGAGGTGACGGTGAGTGACGAGAAGGCCCGCCAGGAGCTGGGCTACGAGGGGCGGATGCCGCGCGTCATGGGACTGAAGGAGATGGAAGCGGCGTTCCAGGAGAAATCGTCACAGGCCGCCTGA
- a CDS encoding GNAT family N-acetyltransferase, with protein sequence MSAVSDILMHAYAMTPAECAAWRQRLDSNDLRLLREGGKVAGTLVSIRKGQWFGGRSVPVVGVGGVGVSPVHRGQGTASRLMTRLVQEARASGAALSILYPATQPLYRRAGYEQAGARYEIRVQMAALEMGERTLSLRAIEPRDEAAITACYRREASLRPGWLDRSEFSWNRVRNPRSEQVHGYLVEGASGIEGYVYLARRPLKDLRQELALTDLVASTPAAARRLLRFLGDHHSLGTEVVWYGGPDDPFLLLLREQSYTVKVYMHWMARVLDVKLALESRGWTPGLSGSLHLDVADELFEENRGRFVLDVRDGVARVTRGGEGRLKLDIRQLATLYTGFQSAAALRSVGLLEADDASVRSAMALFGGPQPSLRDMF encoded by the coding sequence TGCCTACGCCATGACGCCCGCGGAATGCGCCGCGTGGCGACAGCGTCTGGACTCGAACGACCTCCGTCTGCTGCGCGAGGGTGGCAAGGTCGCTGGCACCCTCGTCTCCATCCGCAAGGGACAGTGGTTCGGTGGCCGCAGCGTGCCCGTCGTCGGCGTGGGCGGCGTGGGCGTCTCGCCCGTGCACCGTGGACAGGGCACCGCCAGCCGCCTGATGACCCGGCTCGTCCAGGAGGCCCGTGCCTCCGGCGCCGCGCTGTCCATCCTGTACCCCGCCACCCAGCCGCTCTACCGGCGCGCCGGTTACGAACAGGCCGGAGCCCGCTACGAAATCCGCGTGCAGATGGCCGCCCTCGAGATGGGCGAGCGCACGCTGTCGCTGCGCGCCATCGAGCCGCGCGACGAGGCCGCCATCACCGCCTGCTACCGGCGCGAGGCGAGCCTTCGCCCGGGCTGGTTGGATCGCAGTGAGTTCTCGTGGAACCGCGTGCGCAACCCCCGCTCCGAGCAGGTCCACGGCTACCTCGTCGAAGGCGCCTCCGGCATCGAGGGCTACGTCTACCTCGCGCGCAGGCCGCTCAAGGATTTGCGCCAGGAATTGGCCCTGACCGACCTGGTCGCCAGCACTCCGGCGGCGGCGCGCAGGCTCCTGCGCTTCCTCGGCGACCACCACTCGCTGGGCACCGAGGTCGTCTGGTACGGCGGCCCGGACGACCCGTTCCTCCTGCTCCTGCGCGAGCAGTCGTACACCGTGAAGGTCTACATGCACTGGATGGCGCGTGTGCTCGACGTGAAGCTCGCGCTCGAGTCGCGCGGCTGGACGCCGGGGCTGTCGGGCTCGCTGCACCTCGACGTGGCCGACGAGCTGTTCGAGGAGAACCGGGGCCGCTTCGTGCTCGACGTGCGGGATGGCGTGGCCCGCGTGACGCGCGGGGGCGAGGGCCGGCTGAAGCTGGACATCCGCCAGCTCGCGACGCTGTACACGGGCTTCCAGTCCGCCGCCGCGCTGCGCTCGGTGGGGCTCCTGGAGGCGGATGACGCCTCGGTGCGCTCGGCGATGGCCCTCTTCGGCGGTCCCCAACCGTCCCTTCGCGACATGTTCTGA